DNA sequence from the Cyprinus carpio isolate SPL01 chromosome A9, ASM1834038v1, whole genome shotgun sequence genome:
GAAGCCCCATCACTACtactttttttatgattaagCTTAGTCTGTGTTGAACCTGTGATATTCCTTTAATGAAACATCAAATTGTGTGGTAAGGCCTTCATGATTAAGTACCACTAAAAGGTCCTTAATTTCCAGTCATACAGAACAATGTTGTTATTAACATTGCTTCTGGAGAATAATCTTAAACTGCTAAGGTTTAAAGTTATTTCCACTAGTTCATTAGACCACAGCACTCATCAGCACACATCATCCTTTGTTTCAACATATTGGTCACTAATTTTGGGGAACGGTTTAAATCTACTATTGCATATATTTCTcataaatttaactgaaataattgtGAGAAAGTTTGCATAAACTCCTCTTGACCTGGCCTTTTGCTATGGAGCAGTTTGATACTGAAACGTCAGTATTGATGCTTCATTGTCAAACTGGTGCAAAAACACAATTTGGGTTGCTTTAGTGAAATGTTCATGCAACTGTCCTAGCTGCAATTCTGTATTTCTTGCCAATAGCAGAACACCTGCAAAGCTAATCAGAGCAATGAAGGCCAGTCCCAAACCCCAGGCCAGTCTCTTCCCTCTCATATGGTCTCTGGCCAGACTGATGACCAGTCCATCCCAGCCAAAAGGAAGAGGACCGCTAGTCCAGCCAGGGTACTAAAGGACAGCATATTAGTTTGTTTAATCTATTACAACTGTCATGCAATGTTTGATTATTTACGAGTTGCTCATCTCACCATCAGAATTCACCTGATTCCTGGGCAAATGTTCCAGGTCATCATCAAGTCCCCAACTGGAGTTTAACCCCACAGAAGCTTCAGGTCGGTTGCTCATTCTGGGTGTTTCTACATCTGTAAACggttcagctttgctatcacaggaacaaattacattttaaaatatattaaaacagataacagttcttttaaattgtaataatatttcacaatataactgtattttatattcGATTACATGCAGCCTTGGTAGACATaagaaacttataaaaaaaaaaaaaaaaaaaataaatcataaaaaaaaaatcaggattccTATGACCCAAAGCAAACtactctgtttttttgtttgtttgttttttttttactcagctTCTGGAACAGTTACGGACCAACAGGGCTAATCTGAAGCCAGTGCAACTGCAGATGCTGGAACAGTTGGAAAAGCAGCTCAGTCTAATGCAACAGAATCAGCAGGTATGGAGCATGTAAAGTGGTGCATAGCAGACTGCAAACTTTTTGGTAGATTTTAACATTGATGGTTTGCCATCACTCTTGCTCTGCCCAACAGACAAGGCTGAATGCTATGGGTCAGATACGACCCAGTGTGTCCAATGGTCCTATAGCTGACCCCTCACTGCCTATGAACTCTAATTCCACATCCTCCTCTCACCATCCACACATTGCTCTTTCCCGCACTCCCTCCGCCCACTCACGATGCGCTGCTCAGCCAATAGCCAATGGACCTGTCCCTGCAAGCCCCGCCTCATGCACGGCTGGAACCCTGGGTAACACAGATGCCGTCTCTGTGGGCAATAATCACCTCCCAGGAACGGGGAGCAACGGAAACGTGCCTTACTTGCGGCAAAACGCACTACCTCATAACTGCACAACCCCCACCAGCAGCAGCATGGATGATGAACCGTGGAAAAGCCAACACATCAACTCCACTCAGGTGAGATTATAATGTCCTGatcattattataatgttatgtacaATATTAAAGTTCTTTAGAGTCGTTCTGTGGCAAATCAACCACATTTCAGAAACTTCTCCAGCTCAAAATTTGgatctttttttcatttcatggaTAAATATTTACTGAGTAGTCCACTATTTTGTAGAACCGGGTTCAAAATTACAATTTCTTCCtgagatttggagccaaattacagAGGGGtaaaatgactttagaaagattGCGTAATTATTTTTAGTGTAAAAATAGGGTAAATGAGCAGGCACAATTATATATTCAATATCAAATACCAATAGATTGTGCTTCTCTAGTTTTAATTCTTAAGGTAGAATGTAAGATGTATTTCACTGCTTAACCCAGTATTCCTTTCACTTTGTCTTTGCAGGGGCTTCAGAAGAGTCCAGGTTCATGTTCTGCAGGTCCTAATGGCGAGCAGCCTTTCTCTTCCGCTGGGACTTCCCAGCCTACCCCGGCAGCCGGCACTGGCGTTCCAAATCAGGACGGACGTTCGGCTACAGCCAGCGACACGTTAGCACCAGAGGCCAGTCACAATCACCTCCCCTCCCCTAGCTCGCCTCACTCTGCTACCTCAGGTAGACAGCAAGGCATGGTTCACACCAAAGAGAGCAAGCCTTCAGGAAATGGGCATTCCGCAGGGACGCCTAACAGCACTGCCACTGCAGAAGGACTGCCTAATCACGTCCATCAGGGCCAAGCAGACGCTGCTGGGGCGAAACCCTGCTCACCAGGTGTACTTAGTTCAGACAATCCTCAGCTCTCTGCCTTGCTGATTGGAAAAGCCaatgatagtaataatagtaattgcGGTGGATTGATGGCTGCCGGCACAAAGGTTAACAACGTTCACCCAAGTCTGCACTCGGGGCTTAAGGCGCAGGAAAATTCGGTGGCCTCCTCCCCGTGTTCTGCCATGTCCACAGCCACACCCTCACCCAAATCTGCAGACCATCACAGCACTCAGAACAGTGTTAACAGCCTTAACAGCCCCACGCTCAATGGCAAAGGTCTGGAGGACTCTCAGAGCCCCTTGAAGGTGGCATCTCCACTGGTTTGTCATAAACCCACGCCTCCCTCGTTCGCCCCGTGGTCCTCTGTCTCCATCTACCCCAGCTCCAGTGATGTGCTCAAAGCATGCAGGTAAGTTACTCATTCCTGCATGCATTTGATGCTAGTTGTGCAGAATTCCAAACAgatttcttgacaggttttgtgctgtttttttttggttatggttATGCTAAGCCACCTTAACAGGAttatcagctttttttttgtgtgcatgtaaTTATATTGCCACACCACATCATCACCTTTTCTGGCGTAATACAAATCCATCCTAGTTGGTTTGGtttaaaactgctgtaaaatgaTGTTTTAGGCTGATGACTTGatgtattgttttgatttgtgctAGAAGGAGATTTGCAGTGGTGAGCTGTTAATTATTTGGAAGGTAGTTGATGTACTGCTTTtgtttagtattatattttttattgtattatattttgtcattttataagcTTTGGCGGGAAATGGCATGTGACTTGTCTACTAACTCTGTTTGGGGTGTGTCTGTAAAATATACAGCTGTGTGGTTCTCTTCAAGGTGGCTTATGATTGCTTTCAATACACTGCCAATATAGTAGCTATATACAGAATACGGGAcggtcagtgtgttttttttttttttttgagaaattttacagaaacttttattcagcaaggatgcactaaattgttcaaaagtaacagtaaagatataAGTTTGCAAACAATTCTATTTCAGATTAAtatttgctgttcttttgaactttcttttcatcaaaaaatcttggGGAAATGTTTCAAGGTTTCCACAGAAATGtggcacaacagttttcaactgATAATTATAAGATATGTTTTGTGACactaagtatataatatatttaataatattaaggtttttactgttttttgatcaagtaaatatAGCCAactttttgaatagtagtgtatgcACAGTTTTATTTATGCAGTGCTAATTTCATATGCATTTAACCTATCTAGTGACTAGCAATAAGCAAGACTGATATATTCCTGCTtgcaaaatattttctatgccaaagcatgttaaaaaaaatgctattccATCATTAAAATACCACACTACTCTACAACACCGAGACTAAGCTGCAGAAAATGTCAAGCTTGTCAGTTTTCACAATCACCAAGGTTCCGCTTCTAAACAAATACCAGCATGACTATGCTCCAGCCTCACAGCTGTAATTATTCTGAGAAATTTTAGTTACCGAACTTTTGACCCTCTGGCATGTTGGTTAAAGTGGGACATTTCGTCAGTGCTTACAGTCTTATTAGACTGTTTGTTTTGATTGGAGTGGCTGTTAATGGGGAAGGACATTGCCAGTGTGTCTCTAGTGAGCTGGCTTGTGGCTCCACCTGTGTCTAGAAAGCAACAGCACATGTGCTGACCCTCAGTGTCCCTGTCATGTAGACAAGAATACGTCATAGATTACAGTCTTCACCGCAGCATGCAGTCTATTTAAATGAGATTTGGATATAAatgatgtatttatattatattatattatattatattatatttatattatattatattatattatattatattatattatattatattatatacagccATCTGGATGTGCTAATTATTATctcatgaaaattattttacagaaaccTTGGGAAGAATGGTGTGTCCAGTAACAGCATTTTGCTGGACAAGAGTCCCCCTCCACGGTTACCACCTGCACCCTTCCCTCCTCTGCCAAAGGACAAGCTCAATCCTCCCACTCCTAGTATTTATGTGAGTGAAACATCATCAACATCTGACATGGTGCAGCCTGGATGCTCTTTATCTACTTTTATAGTATTACTGCTGTCATGCTATTTACCAGTCAAAAATACAAGGCAAAAAAGTACAGTTGCACCGATTAAAAGCATTTGTTGCCATGGGAAAGAAGTAAACTTTGTTTGACCTTAATTTATGCTTGCACTTTTACACCCTTTTTTCAATTCCAAGCTTTTTTTCTCCAGTCACCTAAACCAACTTTTTAAATCCTTGGCAGTTGGAGAACAAGAGGGACGCTTTCTTTCCACCTCTACACCAGTTCTGCACAAATGCAGCCAACCCCGTTACAGTGATCCGTGGCCTGGCTGGAGCCCTCAAACTAGGTTAGAGTGTGTTTCTGGGTGCTTGTGCACATTTGAGTGCTTGCCAAAGTACAGCATACGTGTGAGCActgatctgttttttgtttttttggttttttttgacattttatgggTTTTGTTGTGTATCAGCACCTTTGTTTAAATGATTATGTTGTAGTTTTGTAACTGAGCACTTGGTCAGACATTTAACTAACACCACTACAGGCTGAGTTTCACACACATTTCAGGATGATTTGGGTGTAAATGACAACAGCACCATCTGCATGTTGAATGTGGCATTACATGGGAGCATCcccaccacagaaaaaaacagcagcagtaGCAGCGTTCTTCTTAAATGGAGTTTTTATGTACCTGCTTTTCAAACCTCATAATTGACATGATGGAATATATTATTTTGCTGTGATATGGGCTCTAATGGTCACCTTACTACAAAAAGTAGAAGTATTTTAGGAAAAACtgacattaaattttaaaattagattCAGACTGATATTGTATCCTTGTAATTGTGTTGTCATGGTCTATCAATGTCAGagcttttatgtattttgtattctCCTGTCATGTTAAGTGACCTTTTTATTGCATAGTAAAAAAAGGGTTGTTTGTCcatatttttctacattttagcCCCAAACTGTGTTTAAGGGTTTTGAAACCTAAACTTCATGTTCACGTTTGATTCACAATTGTATCCTTTTGTTGTCTTTTGCTGAAAATATTAATCACACATTCCCTTCAAAACCATgccttaaaaatgcaaaaaaaaaatgaccctcttttgaaataacaataataaaataataagaattattatttttttttaataattaaatgttttggtgTCTTTCTCTTCATGTCAGATCTAGGATTGTTCTCTACCAAGACTCTGGTGGAGGCCAACCCAGAGCACCTGGTGGAGGTGAGGACTCAGTTATCTCAGCCCACTGATGAGAACTGGGATGTGACGGGAAGCAGGAAGATGTGGAGTTTTGAGAGCAGCCGGTCTCACACCACCATCGCCAGATACGCTCAGTACCAGGCCTCGTCTTTCCAGGAATCGTTGCGGGTGAGTTGTCATAATTCACACGTTaagggaaaaaaacatgcaatccTAAAATGTTGAGAGAATAATTCATCAGTGGCATCAGTTTAACATTGCTTTAGAATTCTTGGTcgtaacacacaaaaaaaataatggctAGAATCTTGCGCTCTTGATTGTCCATTCACTCTAAAGTGGGGCCAGTATGTCAACAATCAACATTTCCTCCTCATGCCAGGAGTTtgagtgtatgtatgtttttgtgtcaTGCCATTTTGGAAGTTTTTGCAGTCGTACTAAGTCACAGAAGTGAACCATTATTAATGACCTATGAATTGGtcaaaatgtgtatgtgtgcgttTGCTCAGTCCCTTTCCTGATAAGCGTGACTGACATGCTGCAGCAGAGAGAATTTATATCTCCTTTCTGCTCGCAAAAATTTGACTCCTGAGTTCTTTTGAACCTTTGCATTACAGTCGTAAAACAAATAGGTGCATGTTGGTGCTCTGTGTTGGAagcaaagctacatttttcaaTTCCAAAGTACATTTTGCCATCTTTTACGTTGTTGTTACCTAGCAAAGATGATAAACATCTCCCGCTATGATGACACAAACGTACAGGGGTTCGGAACCAAAAACTACCTGTGTGAAAACAAAGCGGAGGGGGCAGCAATTGAACTCTGGTTCGGACCAAGCAATCAAACCAAGTGTTAAAGCACCCAAAGACAGACACTGAATGCTGTTGATACTGTGAAACACTTCATGATTGGTGCTTGGATTCTAATGGttgctttttcacattttgtatCTAACAGgaggaaaatgaaaagaaagggCAGAAAGACCACTCAGACACAGAATCTGCTCCATCAGAAAAGTAAGTCCATGTTCAATTAAAgtctaaatgttttaaacattttcgaCAAAACCATAGTCTTTAACTGGAGcctgtgtttgtttcagtgtggTCCGCAGAAGAAGAGGTCCCTTTAAGCACATCAAGTTTGGGACCAACATTGACTTgtcagatgagaaaaagtaagtGCTCACTGGTTTTGTTCTACATGAACTAGAAAGTTGCAGATCTGCTTGTATGCATTAAAGTCCCAAAGTCATTGTGAAGCCAAAACttgttaaatgaaaatgcatttgcagGCACAACATTTGGTTGTAAAATTGCAGATATAGGCACAGCTGTGATCAAGCATTGGTAGGGCCAATATGACAGtgtatatatactaccattcaaccagacaaaatactatcaaaaacagtaacaatgtaaattatgattacagtttaaccctcatgttgtgttcctGTCGTTTTGACTAACAGCGATTTcctttttcctgaaaatgctagTTATTGTTATCACATTGGACTTAACTTACTGACTCTGAGGTGGAAAAGCTTAGATCAGTGAGCCTTACAACCAATcttaattgaaaaaaattgacaaacattgaatccaagatttggtgataatttatcataatgagagatttacaagcaatttttaaaaacccGGTAATTTTTGTACCAGTAACACTAAATaaggtaaaggattttcagcacaaaGGTTAAAGtagctgtattttaaaatgatgattttaaaatgtgaactTTTTAGCTTTGATTGTAGACTGGAGTGTTGAATAGAGCTTGTTgtataatctataaaaaaaatcctcCCAATGTGCTAATTTTATAATTGGGAAAGTTTCTTGTTAAATAAGAGACATTTTTTCTTAGTAGAAAATGTGTTCCATGAAGTGTGGAATAGCTACAgtgtctttttctgtttctgaagtATTGATTACGCTTACTTcttgtaatttgtttaaaatagaattggttaacaatcatttttaacaaatgtCTTTAATCAATTTGATGAATTCTAGGATAATAGTCACCTACCAGAATCTGAAATAACTAATCTTTTAAACACTTCTTTAATGGTGAAAAGGCACTATTTCATGATGTGCTTAACACCCTTAAACAGTAATGAAATTACTTTAATGCACACCACATGTGGTTTAGTGCTTCATCAAGATGCTCTAGAGAGTTTCATTGAAATCTGAAGGAGATTTGTGTGAGTGTTAAATGGGCCTTTTCAGACCTCTTGCAGagctcagacagacagagagacatgtTAGGTCACTGCATCTGACCTCTCCGCCCTGTGGCCTTGCAGGTGGAAGCTGCAGCTGGCTGAGTTGAGTAAGCTGCCTGCCTTCGTGCGGGTGGTGTCTGCAGGGAATCTGCTCAGTCATGTGGGCCACACCATTCTCGGCATGAACACAGTCCAGCTGTATATGAAGGTCCCAGGCAGCAGGACACCAGGTCAGCTCATTGGCATGCCAGCACATACACATCTCGCCATGCTTTACAGAGTCAGCGCTCAAATACAGACGTTACAGAGCTGAATGTAGGGATGGTAATAAAAATACTAAGCGATTTCTTTTTTCCATTCAGGTCATCAAGAAAATAACAACTTCTGCTCTGTGAACATAAACATCGGCCCTGGAGATTGTGAATGGTTTGCCGTTCCTGAGCCGTACTGGGGTGTCATGAATGACTTCTGTGAAAAGTAAGCACAATCAAAAATGCTTTAATTCTACTAAAACACCATACTTTGggtttaatgtaaaatatgaattttagCAAGTTTGTATGGCTTGCATATGTACTGACTGACATATTCTTTATGCAGGAATAATATAAATTACCTAATGGGCTCATGGTGGCCAAATCTAGAGGATTTGTATGAGGCCAATGTTCCAGTGTATCGCTTTATCCAGCGACCAGGTGATCTGGTCTGGCTCAATACAGGCACTGTGCATTGGGTTCAGGCTATCGGCTGGTGCAACAACATTGCCTGGAATGTAGGACCACTCACTGGTAAATAGTTGCTTATCATATCACTGCTGTCGGACCTCTGGATCTGTTCTAAAACCTTGTGAGCTGCTGATGACCTAATGcctacatatatttaatttaaaaaatctttaaaaaaaatgctgtcttggtaggcagctcacttggttttaaatgttaaaagtttgaAGAAAGCAATGTTTTACAGCCTTGTAAAGTGAAATATAATATCAGTATTACTGTTATTTAGGTGCTTTACTCTAaaccttaaattaaaatgtagttcATCTATTTGTTAATTGATCAAAGTCTAATTCTTATCTGTTCTTCATCAGTGCATCAGTACAAGTCAGCTGTGGAACGCTATGAGTGGAACAAACTCCAGAGTGTCAAATCCATTGTTCCCATGATTCACCTCTCTTGGAACATGGCCAGGAACATCAAAGTGTCAGACCTCAAACTCTTTGAGATGATCAAGTGAGTCTACTCAACCACATTTACGATTGTGGTTCTTTGAGAAGTCACAATGAGAAAGTTTTATCTTGACTGAAATCTCAAGCAGATAAACGGAATTGTTAAATAAGGTTTGTTCCTCCTCCTCAGGTACTGTTTGTTTAGGACACTAAAGCAGTGTCAGACGTTAAGGGAGGTACTTATTGCTGCTGGAAAAGAGCTAGTTTGGCATGGAAGGACCAAGGACGAACCTGCTCACTACTGTAGCATCTGTGAGGTGTGTATTCTTCACCAAcgttttttagatttaaaatttaaataataaaaaatagttttacacTCGAAATAAATGGTTGCACGTTTGTTGggtcagtggtagagcattgtgttagcagcgcaaaaggttgtgggatcgattcccagggaacacaggttaggtaaaaaatgttagcctgaatgcactgtaagtcgctttggataaaagcgtctcctaaatgcataaatgtaaattaaattctaaaattgcATGGAAAGTCATGAAAATCTCAAGTATTTAAGtataatatttaaagtatttctaGTTATGCTCAGCTCTCAAATATTTATTTGGCTTAAAATTTCACTTTGCAAATGTGATctctatttaaaatgatttttgaaaattcttATCCTTTGATCACAAACAATTAGAAGCGTCATGAAAAATTAAGTGCTTATAAAAGACCTCCGTGTTTATTCTACGTCTTACTTATCATGGCAATCATGTTGAGATCACGGATAAAAAATATGCCTGTAATGTTGAAtgttgaaatataatcatttttagaTTTAAGCATTTCTTTATTCAGCAAATTTTATACAAGGCTTTATTTATAGATCCTTGAATGTTTGTTATAGAAATTTCATATAAGGCTTTAAGTTAACATTCAAAGTTTGTCTTAACACTTTGCTTACCATTaggtaattaatattattcattaggtaattgatattacagaaaatacatatttttacctgttttttttcccattaaaaactacagttaatggttttatttgtttatatttcagtttgttttttatcttcCCATTTTACATTCTCATTTGATTGGATCTTTTCTATTCAtgcatatgttttaatatatacatgtatatatgtatttatccCAGGTGGAGGTCTTTGACCTGCTGTTTGTCACCAGTGAGAGCAACTCACGTAAGACATACGTGGTGCACTGCCAGGGCTGTGCTCGGAGATGCAGCCCAAACCTTGAGAACTTTGTGGTTTTAGAGCAGTACAGAATAGAGGACCTCATGCAAGTGTATGACCAATTCACATTAGTAAGTCTCAAAGCCCTTATCTAGAGAAGACCTTGCCTTCCATAGATCTCTGCATAAACCTTTTCTATCACCTTTCTTATATTTGTATGATTAATAGTCTCCGATAGCAAGAAATGAGCGTGCTTAATGTCTTCTGGCTCTTTCCACAGGCCCCACCCCTGCCCTCCTCCTCCTCAACTTGACGTTAACATTAAATATTCCTCGGATAACACCCTGGAACGCAACACATCTCTTTCTGATATTCAGGAGACCTGACCCAGTTCCACACCACTGGTTTCTGTAGCAAACCCTACAAGGCTGCTGGTTCTAAGCTGTTTGTCTATGCAACCTTGCCAAGTATGGAGTTTCAGCCCACTGGAGTGGGATCGTCTCCATCTTCAGGACTGTTTCAGCTTGTTCAGCACCACTTCTCTTTGAAACACAAACTACAAATGGACTAATTGTTGAGGAAAAATGGTTTTGTGTATATACCACAAATGGCAAAATCACTCAAAACTACTGactcttcctttttcttttactgttgctttaatcctttttttttttttttgtcctcttctGTACTTCACATACGAGCTAATACATGATTTTCTTTGAATCATGTTTCCTCTTATGTTCTACCGTAGCTGGACTTTTTTGTTCAACATTTTCTTTAAgtaacaaaaaaagagaaagtttgtaatgtgaattttttttttcctttttaaaaatgttttgtctttttcttaaGGAAAAAGTTAAGTTGGGGGGAATAGCCAAGTCACAAAGAAAAATGGGTTGCACATAGACTAAGGAATAaactttaatttgtatttttttttttttttttttgtgttatatttctAATCTTGTAAATTTacactatttataaatatttattgcttggaaaatatttgttgatggaatgctgttatttttttttccagagttcCTGCCATTAAATTTTATGGAGTAATGTCATTTTGAACATTtctctttttacattttctatacaTGAATAAAACTGCTTAGCGAGCATTGTACAGAAACATGAAGATTGATATGGTTTATGGGTTACTAATCAGAGTTGTCTTTGTAATTAAATGATTCTTTTGTGATGAAATTCCTTGTCTCGTCCAtcaaatataatatgtatacaatttgaatagactttttttttttttttttttttttttttgcataatatgtCTCGAGGTTTGTTTGCTTTGATAATATAAAGATCCTTCACTGGATATATACTGATTACTGATGATGTTACGCAATCCATTTCATGTCGTGGACTGTATCTCTGACCTTTATGCTgtcagccttaaagggatagtccacccaaaaatgaaaattctgtcatttactcactttcttattattccaaacctgtgtatGACCACCTTCTGCCAAacaaaatagatattttgaagaagacCATTGgggaccattgacttccattgtatggaaaaaaaaaaaaaaaaaaaaaaaaaattaaatattgtctatgttccacagaagaaaaagtcacAAGTTTAGAAACAaggtgagggtgagtaaaagataacagaattttcatttctgggtgaactatccctcttaAGTGTGTAGTTTTGGTCTAGACTAGAACTTGTCACTATAGAGGCATTCAGGATACCTGTACCCATAGAGAGCACTGCATGGCCTTAATGTCTGTAAAATGTCTTTTAAGGTTTGGACGGCAGCAATTATTCTTTGGTCAGACTGAGATTGGTCTGCACAGATAGCGAGAGCACTGACTGCTTCTTTGGGAAGATGACTTGACTGCACATCATTAGGCAAGAGCAGATTGTTAATGACATGTTTGCAAAGTAGAATAAAACTCTGTGC
Encoded proteins:
- the LOC109047674 gene encoding lysine-specific demethylase 6A-like isoform X5; this encodes MHFGVPATYDSLCRGQCEKGGVQRKLFSVYSFFFFPAFRSTQKGARLAVRKYFRWSFLSMKSCGVSVAAVARAAAADGDEERKMAAGTASETEEDFPKLTPQEKDRLASVDSTLFGFQRLHEDGARTKALLLKAVRCYDVYILKAEGKVEPEVFCQLGHFNLLLEEYPKALSAYQRYYSLQSDYWKNAAFLYGLGLVYFHYNAFHWAVQHTPSDAHSGQRRAIKAFQEVLYIDPSFSRAKEIHLRLGLMFKVNTDYESSLKHFQLALIDSTPCTLSKAEIQFHIAHLYEIQKKYRIAKEAYESLLQTENLPAQVKATTLQQLGWMHHTVEQLGDKANKSSYAIQCLQKSLEADPNSGQSWYFLGRCYSSIGKVQDAFISYRQSIDKSEASADTWCSIGVLYQQQNQPMDALQAYICAVQLDHSHAAAWMDLGTLYESCNQPQDAIKCYINATCSKSCSNIPTLTARIKCLQQNTCKANQSNEGQSQTPGQSLPSHMVSGQTDDQSIPAKRKRTASPARNSPDSWANVPGHHQVPNWSLTPQKLQLLEQLRTNRANLKPVQLQMLEQLEKQLSLMQQNQQTRLNAMGQIRPSVSNGPIADPSLPMNSNSTSSSHHPHIALSRTPSAHSRCAAQPIANGPVPASPASCTAGTLGNTDAVSVGNNHLPGTGSNGNVPYLRQNALPHNCTTPTSSSMDDEPWKSQHINSTQGLQKSPGSCSAGPNGEQPFSSAGTSQPTPAAGTGVPNQDGRSATASDTLAPEASHNHLPSPSSPHSATSGRQQGMVHTKESKPSGNGHSAGTPNSTATAEGLPNHVHQGQADAAGAKPCSPGVLSSDNPQLSALLIGKANDSNNSNCGGLMAAGTKVNNVHPSLHSGLKAQENSVASSPCSAMSTATPSPKSADHHSTQNSVNSLNSPTLNGKGLEDSQSPLKVASPLVCHKPTPPSFAPWSSVSIYPSSSDVLKACRNLGKNGVSSNSILLDKSPPPRLPPAPFPPLPKDKLNPPTPSIYLENKRDAFFPPLHQFCTNAANPVTVIRGLAGALKLDLGLFSTKTLVEANPEHLVEVRTQLSQPTDENWDVTGSRKMWSFESSRSHTTIARYAQYQASSFQESLREENEKKGQKDHSDTESAPSENVVRRRRGPFKHIKFGTNIDLSDEKKWKLQLAELSKLPAFVRVVSAGNLLSHVGHTILGMNTVQLYMKVPGSRTPGHQENNNFCSVNINIGPGDCEWFAVPEPYWGVMNDFCEKNNINYLMGSWWPNLEDLYEANVPVYRFIQRPGDLVWLNTGTVHWVQAIGWCNNIAWNVGPLTVHQYKSAVERYEWNKLQSVKSIVPMIHLSWNMARNIKVSDLKLFEMIKYCLFRTLKQCQTLREVLIAAGKELVWHGRTKDEPAHYCSICEVEVFDLLFVTSESNSRKTYVVHCQGCARRCSPNLENFVVLEQYRIEDLMQVYDQFTLAPPLPSSSST
- the LOC109047674 gene encoding lysine-specific demethylase 6A-like isoform X3 translates to MHFGVPATYDSLCRGQCEKGGVQRKLFSVYSFFFFPAFRSTQKGARLAVRKYFRWSFLSMKSCGVSVAAVARAAAADGDEERKMAAGTASETEEDFPKLTPQEKDRLASVDSTLFGFQRLHEDGARTKALLLKAVRCYDVYILKAEGKVEPEVFCQLGHFNLLLEEYPKALSAYQRYYSLQSDYWKNAAFLYGLGLVYFHYNAFHWAIKAFQEVLYIDPSFSRAKEIHLRLGLMFKVNTDYESSLKHFQLALIDSTPCTLSKAEIQFHIAHLYEIQKKYRIAKEAYESLLQTENLPAQVKATTLQQLGWMHHTVEQLGDKANKSSYAIQCLQKSLEADPNSGQSWYFLGRCYSSIGKVQDAFISYRQSIDKSEASADTWCSIGVLYQQQNQPMDALQAYICAVQLDHSHAAAWMDLGTLYESCNQPQDAIKCYINATCSKSCSNIPTLTARIKCLQAQLCNLPQGSLPSKSKMLPSIEEAWSLPIPAELTSRQGALNTTQQQNTCKANQSNEGQSQTPGQSLPSHMVSGQTDDQSIPAKRKRTASPARNSPDSWANVPGHHQVPNWSLTPQKLQLLEQLRTNRANLKPVQLQMLEQLEKQLSLMQQNQQTRLNAMGQIRPSVSNGPIADPSLPMNSNSTSSSHHPHIALSRTPSAHSRCAAQPIANGPVPASPASCTAGTLGNTDAVSVGNNHLPGTGSNGNVPYLRQNALPHNCTTPTSSSMDDEPWKSQHINSTQGLQKSPGSCSAGPNGEQPFSSAGTSQPTPAAGTGVPNQDGRSATASDTLAPEASHNHLPSPSSPHSATSGRQQGMVHTKESKPSGNGHSAGTPNSTATAEGLPNHVHQGQADAAGAKPCSPGVLSSDNPQLSALLIGKANDSNNSNCGGLMAAGTKVNNVHPSLHSGLKAQENSVASSPCSAMSTATPSPKSADHHSTQNSVNSLNSPTLNGKGLEDSQSPLKVASPLVCHKPTPPSFAPWSSVSIYPSSSDVLKACRNLGKNGVSSNSILLDKSPPPRLPPAPFPPLPKDKLNPPTPSIYLENKRDAFFPPLHQFCTNAANPVTVIRGLAGALKLDLGLFSTKTLVEANPEHLVEVRTQLSQPTDENWDVTGSRKMWSFESSRSHTTIARYAQYQASSFQESLREENEKKGQKDHSDTESAPSENVVRRRRGPFKHIKFGTNIDLSDEKKWKLQLAELSKLPAFVRVVSAGNLLSHVGHTILGMNTVQLYMKVPGSRTPGHQENNNFCSVNINIGPGDCEWFAVPEPYWGVMNDFCEKNNINYLMGSWWPNLEDLYEANVPVYRFIQRPGDLVWLNTGTVHWVQAIGWCNNIAWNVGPLTVHQYKSAVERYEWNKLQSVKSIVPMIHLSWNMARNIKVSDLKLFEMIKYCLFRTLKQCQTLREVLIAAGKELVWHGRTKDEPAHYCSICEVEVFDLLFVTSESNSRKTYVVHCQGCARRCSPNLENFVVLEQYRIEDLMQVYDQFTLAPPLPSSSST